One Deltaproteobacteria bacterium genomic window, CCATCCCCGCCCCTGGAGGGACGCGCACCGTGGTGCTGGTTTTGAGGCTGTGATCACGCCGTGACGCCGATGCCCGCCCCGAAAGAGGTCCTTGGACTCGTGGAGCGGTTCGACCGCAACCGCGACGTGTACCGTTCACCCTCCTACAACGAAACACAACTTCGACGAGAGTTCCTCGATCCGTTCTTCGCGGCGCTTGGCTGGGACGTCGACAACCGGGCCGGGTGGGCGGAGGCGTACAAGGAAGTCATCCATGAAGACGCCATCAAGATCGGCGGCTTCACGAAAGCTCCCGACTACTGTTTTCGCGTCGGCGGAAACCGCAAGTTCTTCGTCGAGGCGAAAAAGCCCGCCGTCGACATCCGGCAGGACTCCGCCCCCGCCTTCCAGCTCAGGCGGTACGCCTGGTCCGCCAAGCTGCCGCTGAGCGTTCTCACCGATTTCGAGGAATTCGCCGTCTACGACTGCCGCATCAAGCCGTCGGCGGCGGACAAGGCGTCGGTGGGTCGCATCCGGTATTTCACCTATGCCGAATACTCCGAAAAGTGGGAGGAGATCGCATCCGTCTTCTCGAAGGATGCGGTCCTCAAAGGGTCGTTCGATAAATACGCGGAGACGACCCGATCCAGGAGAGGCACCGCGGAAGTCGACACCGCCTTCCTGCAGGAAATCGAATCGTGGCGCGACCTGCTGGCGCGCAACCTGGCGGTCCGGAATCCGCGGCTGTCGCAACGTGAGCTGAACTTCGCCGTCCAGCGCACCATCGACCGGATCATTTTCCTGCGGATCTGCGAAGACCGGGGCATCGAGCCGGAAGGGCGTCTCCTTGCGCTGACCAACGCTCCGGGAATCTACGGGCGGCTCCTCGAACTGTACCGGCAGGCGGACGAGCGGTACAACTCGGGACTGTTCCACTTCCGGCAGGAGAAGGGGCGCGCGGAGGAGTTCGACCGGCTCACGCCCGGACTGACGATCGAGGACAAGGTCCTCAAGGACATTCTCAAAAACCTGTACTACCCCGACAGCCCCTACGAATTCTCCGTCCTTCCCGCCGACATCCTCGGGCAGGTGTACGAGCAGTTCCTCGGCAAGGTGATCCGCCTGACGGCCGGACACCAGGCCAAGGTCGAGGACAAGCCCGAGGTGAAGAAGGCGGGAGGCGTCTTCTACACGCCCACGTTCATCGTGGAATACATCGTCCGGAACACCGTGGGGCGCCTGCTGGAAGGGAAGACGCCCAAAGAAGCGGAGAAGATCACGATCCTCGACCCCGCCTGCGGGTCCGGTTCCTTCCTCCTCGGGGCATATCAGCTCCTTCTCGACTGGCACCGGGACTGGTACGTGGATCATGGGAAGGAGAAATACGCGACGGGGAAACGTCCCGCCCTCTACCAGGGGATGGGAGGGGAATGGCGGCTCACCACGGCCGAACGGAAGCGCATCCTCACGAACAACATCTTCGGCGTGGACATCGACCCGCAGGCCGTCGAGACGACGAAGCTCTCCCTGTTGCTGAAGGTGCTCGAAGGAGAATCGGAGCAGACCCTCTCGTCGCAGTTCAAGCTGTTCCATGAGCGCGCCCTTCCCGACCTAGGGAACAACATCAAGTGCGGAAACTCCCTCATCGGGTCCGATTTCTACCAAGGCGCCAGCGGCGTACTGCCGATGTTCGGAGAGGAGGAACGGCTCCGGATCAACGTGTTCGACTGGGAGAAGGAGTTTCCGCGGATCCTCGGAGGCGCCGATCCCGGGTTCGACGTGGTGATCGGCAACCCGCCTTACATCCGAATCCAGGCGCTAAAGGAATGGGCGCCGTTGGAAGTGGAGTTCTACAAACAGCGGTACGCCTCTGCCGGGAAGGGAAATTACGATATCTACGTCGTGTTCGTGGAGAAGGGTTTATCGCTCCTGAACGGAAAGGGGCGGCTCGGGTACATCCTCCCGCATAAATTCTTCAACGCGCAGTACGGGGAACCCCTGCGCGGCTTGGTCGCGAAGGGAAGGCACCTCGCAGAAGTCGTCCATTTTGGTGATCAGCAGGTCTTCAGCGGGGCAACGACATACACCTGTCTTATGTTCCTCGAAAAGTCGGGGATGGATGAGTGCCGATTCGCCAAGGTGAGCGACATCTCCTCGTGGAATACCTCTATTAATATGGCAAGGGTATATTCTCGTTTCCCGGAAAAGGAGGCCTTACCCGACAAGAGTTCAGGGATCGAAGGGGCGATCCCCGCGCGAACCATCGGTGCCTCAGAGTGGAATTTTGTTGTAGGGAAACTCTCTGCCTTGCAAAGATTATGGAATCTTCCTGTAAAACTTGCGGACATGGCAGATATTTTTGTTGGGTTACAAACCAGTGCCGATAAGATTTACATTCTGGAAGGCGATCTGTCAAAAAAGGGATTGGTTAAGGTTAGAGATAGCTTAGGTAATGAGTTGCGTCTTGAGCGGGAAATATTAAAACCGTTTCTAAAAGATGCCGGGATATCTACATATGCTCCACTTACCTCAAAGCATTGGCTCCTGTTTCCGTATCATTTATCTGAGTCTGGTGCTGTGTTAATTTCACAACAAGAGATGGTGTCTTCTTTCCCGAGAGCATGGGAATATTTAAAGGACAACCGGTTCGCTTTATGCAATAGGGAATCCGGTAAAGCAAACAACGAGGGATGGTATGGATATATCTATAAAAAGAACCTAATTAAATTTCATACGCCCAAATTAATTGTTCAGGTTATATCGAAAACCGGAAAATATTCTTTTGACGATCAATCGCTCTATTTCACTGGAGGTGGGAATGGCCCGTATTATGGCGTCCGGTTGTCCAACCCCAACGATGTTCATTCCCTCCATTATTTACAGGCACTCCTTTCTTCCGAATTGTTGGATTTTCTCCTTCATATCATCAGTTCTCCATTTCGCGGTGGCTATTGGTCGTATGGAAAACGATTTATCGAGCAACTCCCGATACGAACCATCGATTTCTCAGACCCCACAGACAAAGCCCGCCACGATCGGATGGTCGCGCTTGTCGAACTTATGCTCTCGCTCCACAAGCAACTTGCGGCGTCGAACACCGGCCACGAGAAAACCGCCCTCCAGCGTCAGATCGACGCCACAGACCGCCAGATCGACCAGCTCGTCTACGAATTGTACGGCCTGACCGACGAGGAGATCCGGATCGTCGAGGGGGATGTTTCTAAAACATGATGAAACAGAAACCGGGATTTTCATGAAGAAAAAAAACTTTCTTATCCGATATATCATCTGTGATATATAAGAGATCACGGTGAGATTGAAGTTTTCGGGCCTTGCGGAAAGCGAATTGGCTGCAATCCCGTTGCGGGACCGGAAAACGCTTTGGGTAGCCATTCGCCTTTTAAAAACCGAGCCCTATCCGGATGGAGTGTATGGTGACATCACAGTTGATTCCGTTCCGGTGCGGTTCTTTTCGAAAGAATCGCCTCCCGGTCACCGGCTCAAGGTCAAGAAGCCCCCATTATCATACCGGGTACTTTATGTCGTGGATGAGGAACACGAGGTGGTCGTCATCATTTCCGTGCTGACAAGGTCCGGGGCCTATCCGGAAACGGATTTTTACCTGGCGATGTTTCGGGCCATCATCGCCGACTATTACAACAATGAGGGG contains:
- a CDS encoding Eco57I restriction-modification methylase domain-containing protein, producing MPAPKEVLGLVERFDRNRDVYRSPSYNETQLRREFLDPFFAALGWDVDNRAGWAEAYKEVIHEDAIKIGGFTKAPDYCFRVGGNRKFFVEAKKPAVDIRQDSAPAFQLRRYAWSAKLPLSVLTDFEEFAVYDCRIKPSAADKASVGRIRYFTYAEYSEKWEEIASVFSKDAVLKGSFDKYAETTRSRRGTAEVDTAFLQEIESWRDLLARNLAVRNPRLSQRELNFAVQRTIDRIIFLRICEDRGIEPEGRLLALTNAPGIYGRLLELYRQADERYNSGLFHFRQEKGRAEEFDRLTPGLTIEDKVLKDILKNLYYPDSPYEFSVLPADILGQVYEQFLGKVIRLTAGHQAKVEDKPEVKKAGGVFYTPTFIVEYIVRNTVGRLLEGKTPKEAEKITILDPACGSGSFLLGAYQLLLDWHRDWYVDHGKEKYATGKRPALYQGMGGEWRLTTAERKRILTNNIFGVDIDPQAVETTKLSLLLKVLEGESEQTLSSQFKLFHERALPDLGNNIKCGNSLIGSDFYQGASGVLPMFGEEERLRINVFDWEKEFPRILGGADPGFDVVIGNPPYIRIQALKEWAPLEVEFYKQRYASAGKGNYDIYVVFVEKGLSLLNGKGRLGYILPHKFFNAQYGEPLRGLVAKGRHLAEVVHFGDQQVFSGATTYTCLMFLEKSGMDECRFAKVSDISSWNTSINMARVYSRFPEKEALPDKSSGIEGAIPARTIGASEWNFVVGKLSALQRLWNLPVKLADMADIFVGLQTSADKIYILEGDLSKKGLVKVRDSLGNELRLEREILKPFLKDAGISTYAPLTSKHWLLFPYHLSESGAVLISQQEMVSSFPRAWEYLKDNRFALCNRESGKANNEGWYGYIYKKNLIKFHTPKLIVQVISKTGKYSFDDQSLYFTGGGNGPYYGVRLSNPNDVHSLHYLQALLSSELLDFLLHIISSPFRGGYWSYGKRFIEQLPIRTIDFSDPTDKARHDRMVALVELMLSLHKQLAASNTGHEKTALQRQIDATDRQIDQLVYELYGLTDEEIRIVEGDVSKT